The sequence GTGCGGACGGAGGGGGTCAGGTCCCGGGCCGTCATACGCCCTCGAGGTTCAGCGAGTGGTCCTCTTTCACCGATCGGAGCGCCACGTCTGTCGACGTGTCCCGGACGCCGTCGTAGCCGCCGACGGTCGTGAGTAACTCGGTCAACTCGCTGCGCTCACGCACACGGACTTTGAGGAGGAGGTCGAAGTCACCGGTCACCTCGTGGATCTCCTGCACGTCGGGTTCCTCGGCCAGTCGCTCGGCGACCGACGAGAATCGGCCCGGGTCCGTCCGCACGTGCACGAATGCGACCTGATCGATGTCCAACAGCTCCGGTTCGAGCACGGCCCGGTACTCCTTGATGTACCCGTTGGCCTCGAGTGAATCGACCCGTTCGTGGATGGTCGCGTTCCCCATCTCGAGACGTCGAGCGATCTCCGAAAGCGCGGTCCGACCGTCTGCCTGTAGAATTTTGAGGATCTTGACGTCGACGTCGTCCATATCCGCTAGCCGACCGGGATCC is a genomic window of Halanaeroarchaeum sp. HSR-CO containing:
- a CDS encoding Lrp/AsnC family transcriptional regulator; this encodes MDDVDVKILKILQADGRTALSEIARRLEMGNATIHERVDSLEANGYIKEYRAVLEPELLDIDQVAFVHVRTDPGRFSSVAERLAEEPDVQEIHEVTGDFDLLLKVRVRERSELTELLTTVGGYDGVRDTSTDVALRSVKEDHSLNLEGV